From a region of the Desulfonatronum sp. SC1 genome:
- a CDS encoding 4Fe-4S dicluster domain-containing protein translates to MAKTIFIDTSRCTACRGCQVACKEWKGHKAVPTKQRGTHQNPPDFTPFNFKLVRFSEHKIDDRIHWLFFPDQCRHCVYPPCKMAGDMFDDTAILHDEASGAVLFTDKTKGLDFQTIRESCPYDVPRLDEETGLITKCDMCIDRIQAGMQPACVKVCPTGTMNFGEREEMLSLADARLERVKREHPQAQLLDRADLRVIYLVTLPRSRYHQYAGRESGPVTRKAFLEKLASPVRRMSA, encoded by the coding sequence ATGGCTAAGACGATCTTCATCGATACATCCCGGTGCACGGCCTGTCGCGGTTGCCAGGTCGCGTGCAAGGAATGGAAGGGACACAAGGCCGTGCCGACGAAACAGCGCGGCACGCACCAGAACCCTCCCGACTTCACCCCGTTCAACTTCAAGCTGGTCCGCTTCAGCGAGCATAAGATCGACGACCGGATCCACTGGCTGTTCTTTCCGGATCAGTGCCGACACTGCGTGTATCCTCCCTGCAAGATGGCCGGCGACATGTTCGACGACACGGCCATCCTGCACGACGAGGCGAGTGGCGCGGTACTCTTCACGGACAAGACCAAAGGCTTGGACTTTCAGACGATCCGGGAATCCTGCCCCTACGATGTCCCCAGGCTGGACGAGGAAACCGGACTGATCACCAAGTGCGACATGTGCATCGATCGGATTCAGGCCGGCATGCAGCCCGCCTGCGTCAAGGTCTGTCCCACGGGGACCATGAACTTCGGCGAGCGCGAAGAGATGTTGTCCCTGGCCGACGCCCGGCTGGAACGCGTCAAGCGGGAGCACCCCCAGGCCCAGTTGTTGGACCGGGCTGATTTGCGGGTCATCTATCTGGTGACTCTGCCTCGATCCAGATACCATCAATACGCCGGGCGCGAGTCCGGGCCCGTCACTCGGAAGGCGTTTCTGGAAAAACTGGCTTCGCCCGTGCGGCGCATGTCGGCCTGA
- the fdnG gene encoding formate dehydrogenase-N subunit alpha yields the protein MELSRRGFMKMTGAGVAGMSLARLGFDVKPVQAYAAGLKIEGAKEVISICHFCSCGCNVLMHVRDGKLINVEGDPDYPVSEGSLCAKGAAMLSMHNNEKRILKPLYRAPGADKWEEKDWNFVLDRIARLVKDTRDKDFIGKDAQGRTVNRVESIFHLGGSQLDNEECALKHQMFRALGGVYIDHQARVUHSATVPALAESFGRGAMTNHWVDIKNADAILIMGSNCAEHHPISFKWVLKAKDAGAVVMHVDPRFTRTSARCDFHVPLRSGTDIPFLAGMVKYILDNDLYDKDYVFNYTNAAFVVGQDFDFKDGMFSGYDPATKKYDQKKWAFALDDKGVPQRDTTLANPRSVFQIMKTHYDRYTLDKVSEITGVSQDNLLKVYKAYAATGQPGKAGTMMYALGWTQHTVGCQNIRLSAIVQLLLGNIGKAGGAINALRGEPNVQGSTDHALLWHIIPGYNAMPNANWQTLDDYLTANTPKSNDPKSANWWQNRPKYVTSLLKGWFGEAATKENGFGYGWLPKIEPGKDYSSAFMFDAMYAGKVKGGFIYGHNPAQTMPHTHKVRKSMDNLDWLVVAELFDTETSSFWRRPGVDPKSVKTEVFLLPSCQRGEKDGTISNSGRWHMWHHKAIEPQGQSVPMGKMVVDIMNRVRDLYAKEEGAFPEPILNLDWPKDYDPNYIARKTNGWFTRDVEVNGRQFKKGDQVPSFAFLTADGSTVSLNWLYAGGYTNDGNLAKRRDLTQTSLQAKIGLFPNFAWCWPVNRRILYNRASVDLNGKPLNPEKVVIAWEGDKWVGDVPDGPWPPMAHENGKYPFIMQVEGHGAMYGPGRVDGPLPEHYEPAETPVAAHPFSKQMHNPCMKISTTDMDVIAPNADPKYPIVLTTGCLTEHWCSGSDTRNTPALLEAEPQQYVEVSHELAKELGIANGDPVIVESIRGSMEAIAMVTVRISPFNIQGKTTHLVFMPFCFGFMTPGVGDAVNRLTVPAYDPNVTIPEYKACLVNIRKADKVTELSV from the coding sequence ATGGAACTTTCGCGCAGAGGGTTCATGAAAATGACCGGGGCGGGAGTGGCCGGGATGTCCCTGGCCCGTCTCGGTTTCGACGTCAAGCCGGTTCAGGCCTATGCGGCGGGCTTGAAAATCGAGGGGGCCAAGGAAGTCATTTCCATCTGCCATTTCTGTTCCTGCGGCTGTAACGTGCTGATGCACGTCCGGGACGGCAAGCTGATCAACGTGGAGGGGGACCCGGACTATCCCGTGAGCGAGGGTTCGCTCTGCGCCAAGGGCGCGGCCATGCTCTCCATGCACAACAACGAGAAACGCATCTTGAAACCCCTGTACCGGGCTCCCGGCGCGGACAAATGGGAGGAAAAGGACTGGAATTTCGTCCTGGATCGCATCGCCCGACTGGTCAAGGACACCCGGGACAAGGACTTCATCGGGAAGGACGCCCAGGGCCGAACCGTGAATCGCGTCGAATCCATCTTTCACCTGGGCGGCTCCCAATTGGACAACGAGGAGTGCGCCCTGAAGCATCAAATGTTCAGAGCCTTGGGGGGGGTCTATATCGACCACCAGGCCCGGGTCTGACACAGCGCCACTGTACCGGCTCTGGCAGAGTCGTTCGGACGCGGCGCGATGACGAATCACTGGGTGGACATCAAGAATGCGGACGCCATCCTGATCATGGGCTCCAATTGCGCGGAGCACCATCCAATCTCCTTCAAATGGGTCCTCAAGGCCAAGGACGCCGGGGCCGTGGTCATGCACGTCGACCCCCGCTTCACCAGAACCTCGGCTCGGTGCGACTTTCACGTGCCCCTGCGATCAGGCACGGACATCCCCTTCCTGGCGGGCATGGTCAAGTACATTCTGGACAATGATCTCTACGACAAGGACTACGTGTTCAACTACACCAACGCCGCCTTTGTCGTGGGCCAGGACTTTGATTTCAAGGACGGCATGTTCTCGGGCTACGACCCGGCGACGAAAAAATACGACCAGAAAAAATGGGCCTTTGCCCTGGACGACAAGGGCGTGCCCCAGCGCGACACGACCCTGGCCAACCCCCGCTCGGTCTTCCAGATCATGAAGACCCATTATGACCGCTACACCCTGGACAAGGTTTCGGAAATCACCGGGGTATCCCAGGACAATCTGCTCAAGGTCTACAAAGCCTACGCGGCCACGGGCCAGCCGGGCAAGGCCGGAACAATGATGTACGCCCTGGGCTGGACTCAGCACACCGTGGGCTGCCAAAATATCCGCCTCTCGGCCATCGTGCAGCTCTTGCTGGGCAACATCGGCAAAGCCGGCGGAGCGATCAACGCCCTGCGCGGGGAGCCCAATGTCCAGGGTTCCACGGACCACGCCCTGCTCTGGCACATCATCCCCGGCTACAACGCCATGCCCAACGCCAATTGGCAAACCCTGGACGACTACCTGACCGCGAACACGCCCAAGTCCAACGACCCCAAGAGCGCCAACTGGTGGCAGAACCGGCCAAAATACGTAACCAGCCTGCTCAAGGGTTGGTTCGGCGAGGCCGCCACCAAGGAAAACGGCTTTGGCTACGGCTGGCTGCCGAAGATCGAACCGGGCAAGGACTATTCCTCGGCCTTCATGTTCGACGCGATGTACGCGGGCAAGGTCAAGGGCGGCTTCATCTACGGACACAACCCGGCCCAGACCATGCCCCACACCCACAAGGTCCGCAAATCCATGGACAACCTGGACTGGCTGGTGGTGGCCGAACTGTTCGACACCGAGACCAGCAGTTTCTGGAGGCGGCCGGGCGTTGACCCCAAGAGCGTGAAGACCGAGGTCTTTCTGCTGCCCTCCTGCCAGCGCGGCGAAAAAGACGGGACCATCTCCAATTCCGGCCGCTGGCACATGTGGCACCACAAGGCCATCGAGCCTCAAGGCCAGAGCGTGCCCATGGGCAAAATGGTCGTGGACATCATGAACCGGGTCCGGGACCTCTATGCCAAGGAAGAAGGCGCATTCCCAGAACCCATCCTGAACCTGGACTGGCCCAAGGACTATGACCCGAACTACATCGCCAGGAAGACCAACGGCTGGTTCACCCGGGACGTCGAGGTCAACGGCAGGCAGTTCAAAAAAGGCGACCAAGTGCCCAGCTTCGCCTTCCTCACCGCCGACGGGTCCACCGTCAGTCTGAATTGGCTCTACGCAGGCGGATACACCAACGACGGCAACCTCGCCAAGCGTCGCGATCTGACCCAGACGTCCTTACAGGCCAAGATAGGCCTGTTTCCCAACTTCGCCTGGTGTTGGCCGGTGAACCGGCGCATCCTGTACAATCGGGCCTCCGTGGACCTCAACGGCAAACCACTCAACCCGGAAAAGGTGGTCATCGCCTGGGAAGGCGACAAATGGGTGGGCGACGTGCCCGACGGTCCCTGGCCGCCCATGGCCCACGAGAACGGCAAGTACCCGTTCATCATGCAGGTGGAAGGCCACGGGGCCATGTACGGACCAGGCAGGGTGGACGGGCCGCTGCCCGAGCACTACGAGCCGGCCGAAACCCCGGTTGCGGCGCATCCCTTCTCCAAGCAGATGCACAACCCCTGCATGAAGATCAGCACCACGGACATGGACGTCATCGCCCCGAATGCCGATCCCAAATACCCCATCGTACTCACCACGGGCTGTCTGACCGAGCACTGGTGCAGCGGCTCCGACACCCGAAACACGCCGGCCCTCCTGGAAGCCGAGCCGCAGCAATACGTCGAAGTCAGCCATGAACTGGCCAAGGAGCTCGGAATCGCCAACGGCGATCCGGTGATCGTGGAAAGCATCCGGGGGAGCATGGAGGCCATCGCCATGGTCACGGTGCGCATCTCGCCCTTCAACATCCAGGGCAAGACCACGCACCTGGTGTTCATGCCCTTCTGCTTCGGCTTCATGACCCCGGGCGTGGGCGACGCCGTGAACCGGCTCACGGTCCCGGCCTACGATCCAAACGTGACCATCCCGGAATACAAGGCCTGCCTGGTGAACATCCGCAAGGCGGACAAAGTGACGGAGCTGTCCGTCTAA
- a CDS encoding winged helix-turn-helix domain-containing protein has product MESPTTDDVKRHRPTVRLHIWLEEDDKTVFFGTGRAMLLDMIQKHGSIKKAAKAMGMSYRAAWGKIKASEKALGVQLVEYPGHKCDGCRLTPFAVLLRNCFLLWFDAVERSALDLAGALFPWPVKSYAETPSPQDDPPSSAPLVNAKKRA; this is encoded by the coding sequence ATGGAGTCGCCGACAACGGACGACGTAAAGAGGCACCGCCCCACCGTACGCCTGCACATCTGGCTTGAAGAGGACGACAAAACCGTTTTCTTCGGCACCGGCAGAGCCATGCTTCTGGACATGATCCAGAAGCATGGGTCGATCAAGAAAGCCGCCAAGGCCATGGGCATGTCCTACCGGGCCGCCTGGGGCAAGATAAAGGCCTCGGAAAAAGCCCTCGGCGTTCAACTCGTCGAATATCCGGGGCATAAATGCGACGGCTGCCGCCTCACCCCTTTCGCCGTACTCCTACGCAACTGCTTTTTACTCTGGTTCGACGCCGTGGAACGCTCCGCGCTGGACCTCGCCGGAGCGTTATTCCCCTGGCCCGTCAAGAGCTACGCTGAAACACCTTCCCCACAAGACGACCCTCCATCCTCCGCCCCCCTCGTAAACGCAAAAAAACGCGCCTGA
- a CDS encoding FmdE family protein: MHISLNPPDKFAETVRTFHGYISPGVIVGGYMVEKAKRELPGDILYDAVSETTHCLPDAIQLLTPCTLGNGWLRVVNLGRYALCLYDKENGNGVRVFLDPAKVEDWSHIGDWYLKRKPKKEQNTEALLDEIYNAGEEICGIRRIQVAARHLLNKRRGGIGICPTCREAYPVNDGEICRGCRDDDLYEGSPAG, from the coding sequence ATGCACATCAGCCTCAATCCTCCGGATAAATTTGCGGAAACTGTCCGGACTTTTCACGGGTACATCTCACCCGGCGTCATCGTCGGCGGTTACATGGTGGAGAAAGCCAAACGGGAACTCCCCGGCGATATACTCTACGACGCCGTGTCCGAAACCACGCACTGCCTGCCCGACGCCATTCAACTGCTCACCCCGTGCACCCTAGGCAATGGCTGGTTGCGGGTCGTCAACCTGGGTCGCTACGCGCTATGTTTGTACGACAAGGAGAACGGAAACGGAGTCCGGGTGTTTCTGGACCCGGCCAAGGTTGAAGACTGGAGCCACATCGGAGACTGGTATTTGAAGCGCAAGCCCAAGAAGGAACAGAATACGGAAGCGCTGCTGGACGAGATTTATAATGCCGGCGAGGAAATTTGCGGAATCAGACGGATCCAGGTCGCCGCTCGTCATCTGCTGAACAAACGGCGCGGTGGCATTGGAATCTGTCCGACGTGTCGGGAAGCCTACCCGGTGAACGACGGAGAAATCTGCCGGGGCTGTCGTGACGACGACCTTTACGAAGGCTCACCAGCCGGTTGA
- a CDS encoding formate dehydrogenase accessory protein FdhE yields the protein MLDSRNAIPAEKVAESHPSAKHSKNEVPYSAEIAKAFGKLSAARIECGKNLDLESISDIVHDPDQFTQGVPLLADVGPELLREAYRQAASWMMPELIRSLPGIADELRILESAFAQSPELVDALLNMLANDDAEALDRFSATLGISERTFSFAGMEILKTCIQRAAELLGPLIADTPWSKGNCPICGSRPDMALLRPKAPEPSEYLVSKSGQLWLHCSLCAHQWRFLRSKCPHCGDTEPDGLLYYASAERRGERFYACSQCNRYFNCLDLTEHDAEPDLTLAPLSLIHLDCLARENGFIPLAELPWNQFCDSSLVNISPGS from the coding sequence ATGCTCGATTCGCGGAACGCCATCCCCGCCGAAAAGGTTGCCGAATCCCATCCAAGCGCCAAACACTCCAAGAACGAAGTTCCCTATTCCGCCGAGATTGCCAAGGCTTTCGGCAAACTCTCCGCTGCCCGGATCGAATGCGGAAAAAATTTGGATTTGGAGTCGATCAGCGACATCGTTCACGACCCGGATCAATTCACCCAGGGAGTTCCCCTACTGGCCGACGTCGGCCCTGAACTCTTGCGCGAGGCCTACCGACAGGCAGCCTCCTGGATGATGCCGGAACTGATCCGCTCCCTTCCCGGCATCGCCGACGAACTTCGGATACTGGAATCCGCTTTCGCCCAAAGCCCCGAACTGGTGGACGCCTTGCTGAACATGCTGGCCAACGACGACGCGGAAGCCCTCGACCGATTCTCGGCGACTTTGGGCATTTCGGAGCGGACCTTCAGCTTCGCCGGCATGGAGATCCTCAAAACGTGCATCCAGCGGGCGGCCGAACTGCTTGGGCCGCTCATCGCGGACACGCCATGGTCTAAAGGAAATTGCCCGATCTGCGGATCCCGCCCGGATATGGCCCTGCTCCGCCCCAAGGCTCCGGAGCCCTCGGAATATCTTGTTTCCAAAAGCGGACAACTCTGGCTGCACTGTTCACTCTGTGCGCACCAATGGCGCTTTCTGCGCTCCAAATGCCCACATTGCGGCGACACGGAACCCGACGGCCTGTTGTATTACGCCTCCGCCGAGCGTCGAGGCGAACGGTTCTACGCTTGCAGCCAGTGCAATCGCTACTTCAACTGTCTGGACCTGACCGAGCACGACGCCGAGCCGGACTTGACCCTGGCGCCTCTCTCGCTGATCCATCTGGATTGTCTGGCCCGAGAAAATGGATTCATCCCTCTGGCCGAGCTGCCCTGGAACCAATTCTGCGACTCTTCACTCGTCAACATATCTCCCGGAAGCTGA